From the Plodia interpunctella isolate USDA-ARS_2022_Savannah chromosome 5, ilPloInte3.2, whole genome shotgun sequence genome, one window contains:
- the LOC128670082 gene encoding uncharacterized protein LOC128670082 isoform X1, with product MQMAKTMKRKVFACLLFSCYAGLSVANVTPRTSSADVCSPLVIAHRGASGYVPEHTLGAYALAVSMGADYIEPDIVMTKDGHIIARHDNELGLTTDVANRPEFASRYRTQSVDGFQISGWFTEDFTLEEIKSLRSIERIPNIRPGNARMDGSFDVPTMQEIIDLAKSMQGIYCREIGIYPEIKHGFHFQRLGLAMEQPLVDILHSNGYKTQDDPIYIQSFEVNNLKELKKMTDLRLLQLYGSPSRQPFDQAESGTGLTYLAMATAEGLREVATYAYAVGPDKSYIIPLTETGNLGSATNFVTNAHAAGLKVHPYTFRSENQFLPIEFRSNDTSAAAIGDYEGEIRAYLEAGIDGLFADQPDQPVRMRDKCVVENPECQFRTSSAALTKSILWYNVLLLITLTILSFHLLS from the exons ATGCAAAT GGCGAAAACAATGAAGAGAAAAGTGTTCGCATGTCTTTTGTTTTCTTGCTACGCTGGATTATCCGTGGCGAATGTGACACCGAGAACTTCGTCTGCTGACGTCTGTAGTCCGCTAGTGATTGCCCACCGTGGTGCCAGTGGGTACGTGCCCGAACACACTCTAGGGGCATACGCCCTTGCAGTCAGCATGGGTGCAGACTATATCGAGCCCGACATAGTGATGACAAAAGATGGACACATTATAGCGCGCCATGACAATGAATTGGGACTAACTACAGACGTCGCCAACAGACCTGAATTCGCGTCCCGATACCGCACACAGTCAGTAGACGGCTTCCAAATAAGCGGATGGTTTACAGAAGACTTCACATTAGAAGAAATAAAGTCTTTGAGATCTATAGAACGTATTCCGAACATTAGACCCGGTAATGCACGAATGGATGGAAGCTTCGATGTTCCTACAATGCAAGAAATTATAGATCTAGCCAAGAGTATGCAAGGTATTTACTGCCGAGAGATTGGCATTTACCCAGAAATTAAACATGGCTTTCATTTCCAACGACTGGGCTTGGCCATGGAACAACCTTTGGTGGACATATTGCACAGCAATGGTTATAAGACACAAGATGATCCAATTTATATACAGTCTTTTGAAGTAAACAACcttaaagaattaaaaaagatGACTGACCTTAGACTCTTGCAGTTATATGGAAGTCCATCGAGGCAACCTTTTGACCAGGCAGAATCGGGGACTGGATTGACATACCTAGCAATGGCTACAGCGGAAGGTCTGAGAGAAGTGGCTACCTATGCCTATGCTGTGGGTCCGGATAAATCTTACATCATACCTCTAACAGAGACAGGAAACCTTGGATCGGCTACAAATTTTGTGACCAACGCTCATGCAGCTGGGTTAAAAGTGCATCCTTACACGTTCCGCTCTGAGAACCAATTTCTTCCTATCGAGTTCAGAAGTAACGATACATCTGCTGCAGCTATTGGAGACTATGAAGGGGAGATAAGGGCCTACCTGGAAGCTGGTATCGATGGCCTGTTCGCAGACCAGCCCGACCAGCCTGTACGGATGCGTGATAAATGTGTTGTAGAAAACCCAGAATGCCAGTTCAGAACATCCTCAGCTGCTCTAACCAAATCTATACTCTGGTACAATGTGTTgcttttaattactttaactATTTTATCTTTCCACCTTTTGAGCTAG
- the LOC128670082 gene encoding uncharacterized protein LOC128670082 isoform X2: MKRKVFACLLFSCYAGLSVANVTPRTSSADVCSPLVIAHRGASGYVPEHTLGAYALAVSMGADYIEPDIVMTKDGHIIARHDNELGLTTDVANRPEFASRYRTQSVDGFQISGWFTEDFTLEEIKSLRSIERIPNIRPGNARMDGSFDVPTMQEIIDLAKSMQGIYCREIGIYPEIKHGFHFQRLGLAMEQPLVDILHSNGYKTQDDPIYIQSFEVNNLKELKKMTDLRLLQLYGSPSRQPFDQAESGTGLTYLAMATAEGLREVATYAYAVGPDKSYIIPLTETGNLGSATNFVTNAHAAGLKVHPYTFRSENQFLPIEFRSNDTSAAAIGDYEGEIRAYLEAGIDGLFADQPDQPVRMRDKCVVENPECQFRTSSAALTKSILWYNVLLLITLTILSFHLLS; the protein is encoded by the coding sequence ATGAAGAGAAAAGTGTTCGCATGTCTTTTGTTTTCTTGCTACGCTGGATTATCCGTGGCGAATGTGACACCGAGAACTTCGTCTGCTGACGTCTGTAGTCCGCTAGTGATTGCCCACCGTGGTGCCAGTGGGTACGTGCCCGAACACACTCTAGGGGCATACGCCCTTGCAGTCAGCATGGGTGCAGACTATATCGAGCCCGACATAGTGATGACAAAAGATGGACACATTATAGCGCGCCATGACAATGAATTGGGACTAACTACAGACGTCGCCAACAGACCTGAATTCGCGTCCCGATACCGCACACAGTCAGTAGACGGCTTCCAAATAAGCGGATGGTTTACAGAAGACTTCACATTAGAAGAAATAAAGTCTTTGAGATCTATAGAACGTATTCCGAACATTAGACCCGGTAATGCACGAATGGATGGAAGCTTCGATGTTCCTACAATGCAAGAAATTATAGATCTAGCCAAGAGTATGCAAGGTATTTACTGCCGAGAGATTGGCATTTACCCAGAAATTAAACATGGCTTTCATTTCCAACGACTGGGCTTGGCCATGGAACAACCTTTGGTGGACATATTGCACAGCAATGGTTATAAGACACAAGATGATCCAATTTATATACAGTCTTTTGAAGTAAACAACcttaaagaattaaaaaagatGACTGACCTTAGACTCTTGCAGTTATATGGAAGTCCATCGAGGCAACCTTTTGACCAGGCAGAATCGGGGACTGGATTGACATACCTAGCAATGGCTACAGCGGAAGGTCTGAGAGAAGTGGCTACCTATGCCTATGCTGTGGGTCCGGATAAATCTTACATCATACCTCTAACAGAGACAGGAAACCTTGGATCGGCTACAAATTTTGTGACCAACGCTCATGCAGCTGGGTTAAAAGTGCATCCTTACACGTTCCGCTCTGAGAACCAATTTCTTCCTATCGAGTTCAGAAGTAACGATACATCTGCTGCAGCTATTGGAGACTATGAAGGGGAGATAAGGGCCTACCTGGAAGCTGGTATCGATGGCCTGTTCGCAGACCAGCCCGACCAGCCTGTACGGATGCGTGATAAATGTGTTGTAGAAAACCCAGAATGCCAGTTCAGAACATCCTCAGCTGCTCTAACCAAATCTATACTCTGGTACAATGTGTTgcttttaattactttaactATTTTATCTTTCCACCTTTTGAGCTAG
- the LOC128670084 gene encoding uncharacterized protein LOC128670084: MKAQLIWIALLSLATTRATPAVLTKEINTIEDDSECKPLVIAHRGASGYVPEHTLGSYSLAIAMGADYIEPDLVMTKDGHLISRHDNELGLTTDVSERPEFASRRRNQTVDGTELDGWFTEDFTLEEIKTLRVVERIPDIRTGNTRMDESFSILTFQEIIDLAKGFQNSVKRVIGVYPEIKHSTHFRRIGLPMETLVVDTLHRNGYEGQHAPIYIQSFEVSNLKELKKITNLKLLQLFESDKSLQPADQKELGTKLTYGDMATADGLKEVATYAYAVGPDKSFIIPRTSENKLGSATSFVDDAHNAGLKVHPYTFRAENAFLPAEFQTADKLPASLGNLKGELEAFLEAGIDGLFSDQPDIPINMRTSCVLKAN, translated from the coding sequence atgaaGGCTCAATTAATATGGATAGCATTGCTCAGCCTGGCGACAACACGAGCAACTCCTGCAGTTTTAACCAAAGAAATCAATACTATAGAAGATGATTCCGAATGCAAGCCTTTAGTAATAGCTCATCGTGGCGCCAGTGGATATGTTCCCGAGCACACTCTCGGCTCCTATTCCTTAGCCATCGCCATGGGCGCTGATTATATAGAACCTGATCTCGTTATGACAAAAGATGGACATCTAATTTCAAGACACGACAATGAACTAGGATTAACAACAGACGTCTCTGAACGACCCGAATTCGCAAGTCGCCGGCGAAACCAAACGGTCGATGGAACAGAATTAGATGGATGGTTTACAGAAGACTTCACTTTGGAGGAGATCAAGACACTCCGCGTCGTAGAAAGAATACCAGATATCAGAACAGGAAACACTAGAATGGATGAATCATTTTCTATACTGACTTTTCaagaaattattgatttaGCCAAAGGTTTTCAAAATAGTGTGAAGAGAGTAATCGGTGTATACCcagaaataaaacacagtacCCACTTCCGTCGTATCGGCTTGCCCATGGAAACACTAGTGGTGGACACGCTGCACAGGAATGGTTACGAAGGTCAACACGCTCCAATCTATATTCAGTCGTTCGAAGTCAGCAATTTGaaagaacttaaaaaaattacaaatttgaaattacttCAGCTATTTGAAAGCGACAAATCTTTACAGCCAGCGGATCAAAAAGAACTCGGAACTAAACTTACATACGGTGATATGGCGACAGCCGACGGATTGAAAGAAGTTGCAACATATGCGTATGCAGTAGGGCCTGACAAGTCATTTATTATACCTCGTACTTCTGAAAACAAATTAGGATCTGCCACAAGTTTTGTAGACGATGCTCATAATGCGGGATTGAAAGTGCATCCTTACACTTTCCGTGCTGAAAATGCTTTCTTGCCAGCTGAATTTCAGACTGCTGATAAATTACCCGCTTCACTTGGCAATTTAAAAGGAGAACTAGAAGCTTTTCTTGAAGCTGGAATTGATGGACTCTTCAGTGACCAACCAGATATACCTATCAATATGCGTACATCGTGCGTACTTAAAGCAAATTAA
- the Uxs gene encoding UDP-glucuronic acid decarboxylase 1 isoform X1, protein MIKHYLKFRNIISALCLAALLILISLIISRRNSEIINGQRAFQQERVVYRDFSEKPKMESNKPNDEKMNQELVEAKSRIEHLEKKIAILEGRIPQKYPDVKYLGYKERKRILVTGGAGFVGSHLVDVLMMHGHEVIVVDNFFTGRKRNVEHWFGHRNFEMIHHDIVNPLYVEADEIYHLASPASPPHYMQNPVKTIKTNTLGTINMLGLARRVGAKILIASTSEVYGDPMVHPQPESYWGHVNPIGPRACYDEGKRVAETLAYSYAKQENVSVRVARIFNTYGPRMHVADGRVVSNFIMQALQNMTITVYGNGKQTRSFCYVSDLVDGLLSLMDSSYTLPVNIGNPSEHTIEEFAMIIKKLVPGCRSTVSTRAALEDDPQRRRPDIAVAEAQLNWAPKVSLQDGLQRTIDYFKEELSRKTFYNNQTYMDANVENPH, encoded by the exons ATGATAAAGCACTATCTTAAATTTCGTAACATAATCTCTGCCTTATGTTTAGCGGCcctat taatattaatatctctTATTATAAGTAGAAGAAATTCCGAAATAATCAATGGACAAAGAGCATTTCAACAGGAACGTGTTGTGTACAGAGATTTTAGTGAGAAACCAAAGATGGAATCAAATAAACCAAATGATGAGAAAATGAATCAGGAACTTGTGGAGGCGAAGTCTCGCATAGAACatttagagaaaaaaattgcTATACTGGAAGGAAGAATACCACAGAAATATCctgatgtaaaatatttaggatACAAAGAAAGGAAGAGGATATTG GTAACAGGGGGTGCTGGGTTTGTTGGGTCCCACCTTGTTGACGTTCTAATGATGCACGGCCATGAAGTAATTGTTGTTGACAACTTTTTTACGGGCCGCAAACGAAATGTGGAGCATTGGTTTGGTCATCGCAACTTTGAGATGATACACCATGACATTGTAAATCCCCTCTATGTTGAG gCAGATGAAATATACCACCTAGCTAGTCCCGCCAGCCCTCCTCATTATATGCAGAATCCTGTCAAGACTATTAAAACGAATACTTTAGGCACTATCAATATGTTAG GTCTCGCTAGGCGAGTAGGAGCAAAAATTCTGATAGCTAGTACATCTGAAGTGTATGGGGATCCCATGGTGCACCCACAACCTGAGTCATATTGGGGACATGTTAATCCTATAG GGCCTCGCGCATGCTACGACGAAGGCAAGCGCGTGGCGGAGACCCTGGCGTACTCGTACGCGAAGCAGGAGAACGTGTCCGTGCGCGTGGCCCGCATCTTCAACACGTACGGGCCGCGCATGCACGTGGCCGACGGTCGCGTCGTCTCCAACTTTATAATGCAGGCCCTGCAGAATATGACCATTACG GTGTATGGCAACGGGAAGCAGACCCGGTCTTTCTGCTACGTGTCAGACCTGGTGGACGGCCTGCTGTCGCTGATGGACTCCAGTTACACCCTGCCAGTCAACATCGGCAACCCTAGTGAGCACACTATAGAAG AGTTCGCGATGATAATAAAGAAGCTGGTGCCGGGCTGCCGCAGCACGGTGTCGACGCGCGCGGCGCTGGAGGACGACCCGCAGCGCCGCCGCCCCGACATCGCCGTCGCCGAGGCGCAGCTCAACTGGGCGCCCAAG GTGTCTTTACAAGATGGACTTCAAAGGACGATAGACTATTTCAAAGAGGAATTATCGAGAAAGACGTTCTACAATAACCAAACTTACATGGATGCTAATGTGGAGAACCCTCATTAG
- the Uxs gene encoding UDP-glucuronic acid decarboxylase 1 isoform X2: MESNKPNDEKMNQELVEAKSRIEHLEKKIAILEGRIPQKYPDVKYLGYKERKRILVTGGAGFVGSHLVDVLMMHGHEVIVVDNFFTGRKRNVEHWFGHRNFEMIHHDIVNPLYVEADEIYHLASPASPPHYMQNPVKTIKTNTLGTINMLGLARRVGAKILIASTSEVYGDPMVHPQPESYWGHVNPIGPRACYDEGKRVAETLAYSYAKQENVSVRVARIFNTYGPRMHVADGRVVSNFIMQALQNMTITVYGNGKQTRSFCYVSDLVDGLLSLMDSSYTLPVNIGNPSEHTIEEFAMIIKKLVPGCRSTVSTRAALEDDPQRRRPDIAVAEAQLNWAPKVSLQDGLQRTIDYFKEELSRKTFYNNQTYMDANVENPH, from the exons ATGGAATCAAATAAACCAAATGATGAGAAAATGAATCAGGAACTTGTGGAGGCGAAGTCTCGCATAGAACatttagagaaaaaaattgcTATACTGGAAGGAAGAATACCACAGAAATATCctgatgtaaaatatttaggatACAAAGAAAGGAAGAGGATATTG GTAACAGGGGGTGCTGGGTTTGTTGGGTCCCACCTTGTTGACGTTCTAATGATGCACGGCCATGAAGTAATTGTTGTTGACAACTTTTTTACGGGCCGCAAACGAAATGTGGAGCATTGGTTTGGTCATCGCAACTTTGAGATGATACACCATGACATTGTAAATCCCCTCTATGTTGAG gCAGATGAAATATACCACCTAGCTAGTCCCGCCAGCCCTCCTCATTATATGCAGAATCCTGTCAAGACTATTAAAACGAATACTTTAGGCACTATCAATATGTTAG GTCTCGCTAGGCGAGTAGGAGCAAAAATTCTGATAGCTAGTACATCTGAAGTGTATGGGGATCCCATGGTGCACCCACAACCTGAGTCATATTGGGGACATGTTAATCCTATAG GGCCTCGCGCATGCTACGACGAAGGCAAGCGCGTGGCGGAGACCCTGGCGTACTCGTACGCGAAGCAGGAGAACGTGTCCGTGCGCGTGGCCCGCATCTTCAACACGTACGGGCCGCGCATGCACGTGGCCGACGGTCGCGTCGTCTCCAACTTTATAATGCAGGCCCTGCAGAATATGACCATTACG GTGTATGGCAACGGGAAGCAGACCCGGTCTTTCTGCTACGTGTCAGACCTGGTGGACGGCCTGCTGTCGCTGATGGACTCCAGTTACACCCTGCCAGTCAACATCGGCAACCCTAGTGAGCACACTATAGAAG AGTTCGCGATGATAATAAAGAAGCTGGTGCCGGGCTGCCGCAGCACGGTGTCGACGCGCGCGGCGCTGGAGGACGACCCGCAGCGCCGCCGCCCCGACATCGCCGTCGCCGAGGCGCAGCTCAACTGGGCGCCCAAG GTGTCTTTACAAGATGGACTTCAAAGGACGATAGACTATTTCAAAGAGGAATTATCGAGAAAGACGTTCTACAATAACCAAACTTACATGGATGCTAATGTGGAGAACCCTCATTAG